Proteins co-encoded in one Papaver somniferum cultivar HN1 chromosome 5, ASM357369v1, whole genome shotgun sequence genomic window:
- the LOC113283427 gene encoding far upstream element-binding protein 2-like isoform X3, with amino-acid sequence MAEEEIAVVAVETGNDVSSVPSDNKRKLEEFEPQENEEEEVSGKDQGDVSLDLNVNSDEVTDSGPDAKRPRLDDDSDAPENGHQGLESDSKLIKNEEQASEVDPQDDNAENSLAGNVDTENPEHSTLENLETGNAQQPSDDNKQTTDGQQPSGEDSEQQEQQSTTRKMEVPNNKVGVLIGKSGETIRLLQNNSGAKIQITRDAEADRYATTRPVELIGSLESINKAEKLIRDVIAEADAGGSPSLVARGFNTVQASGAADQIQIQVPNEKVGLIIGKGGETIKSLQTRSGAKIQVLIPQHLPDGDQSKERIVRVTGDKKHIEIAREMIKEVMNQLPVRGSPLSGGYNQRSRGGASGPHSWGGSRAPAAAHGSSYDYLQRGGMHSSHNPHYMPPPTYGGYPPQSGPRGGSFNGGWDHQRPSGPAQPHHSQGGSGYDYYGHGQGQGGGHAADAPTHAPISNAAAPVRGSGPSTQGGYYGGPHPQGGLEYGQPPNYQQTAPPANQGYGHGYEDQKYGNPQPGGYGAQPPVNSQAGYGQQPYNPGKPPAYGMPPQGGPASQTYAGPRTGQPGEMPPYQGTYGSNMPTQQGYPYAAATGGPSQQTYPPFGAAPAASNDAYVQQPPHVYAQQGAHSGYSQPGAQPAPGYAQGGPVPYVTTQAGYGEQAVPNSAGYGYPGTAEAGYSNPAASGYGAAASGQAGYGQPAPSQTGYDQPIPQSAGYGSAPGAAAAAAPVGGYAKNVPQQVSFDSTQQMYGGGHH; translated from the exons ATGGCTGAAGAAGAAATTGCAGTGGTCGCAGTTGAGACAGGGAACGATGTTAGTTCCGTTCCATCTGATAATAAGAGGAAGCTTGAAGAATTTGAGCCTCAAGAAAACGAGGAAGAAGAAGTTTCTGGAAAAGATCAGGGAGACGTCTCTTTGGATTTGAATGTGAACTCGGATGAGGTTACTGACTCCGGTCCTGATGCGAAACGACCTCGTCTTGACGATGATTCTGATGCTCCAG AGAATGGTCACCAAGGTTTAGAGTCGGATTCTAAACTAATAAAGAATGAGGAGCAGGCATCTGAGGTGGATCCTCAAGATGACAATGCTGAAAATTCATTGGCTGGGAATGTTGATACAGAGAATCCAGAGCATTCAACACTAGAGAATCTGGAGACAGGCAATGCTCAACAGCCATCCGATGATAATAAGCAGACAACAGATGGTCAGCAGCCTTCAGGAGAGGATTCTGAACAACAAGAACAACAGAGTACAACTCGCAAAATGGAGGTCCCTAATAATAAG GTTGGTGTTCTTATAGGCAAATCTGGGGAGACCATTCGGTTACTGCAGAATAATTCAGGAGCTAAAATTCAAATCACCAGAGATGCCGAAGCTGATAGATATGCAACAACCAGACCCGTTGAATTAATTGGAAGCCTTGAAAGTATAAATAAAGCTGAGAAATTGATAAGGGATGTTATTGCAGAG GCTGATGCAGGAGGTTCTCCTTCCCTTGTTGCCAGAGGTTTTAATACCGTGCAGGCTAGTGGAGCTGCTGATCAAATTCAGATACAAGTCCCAAATGAGAAG GTTGGTTTGATCATTGGCAAGGGAGGTGAAACGATTAAATCCTTACAGACAAGATCAGGAGCAAAAATCCAGGTA CTTATTCCACAACATCTTCCTGACGGTGACCAATCAAAGGAAAGAATTGTGCGAGTTACGGGTGATAAGAAACACATTGAGATTGCTAGGGAAATGATAAAGGAAGTTATGAATCAG TTGCCTGTGAGGGGGTCACCTCTCTCTGGTGGATATAATCAACGTTCTCGTGGGGGTGCCTCTGGTCCACATTCTTGGGGTGGTTCTCGTGCTCCCGCAGCTGCACATGGATCGAGCTATGATTATCTGCAAAGGGGAGGAATGCATTCATCTCACAATCCGCATTATATGCCACCTCCCACTTATGGTGGCTATCCTCCACAATCTGGTCCCAGAGGTGGTAGCTTTAATGGTGGTTGGGATCACCAAAGACCTTCGGGTCCTGCACAACCTCATCATTCTCAAGGTGGTAGCGGTTACGATTACTATGGCCATGGGCAAGGCCAAGGTGGTGGCCATGCAGCTGATGCTCCAACACATGCTCCCATCTCCAATGCAGCAGCCCCTGTTCGTGGCTCAGGCCCATCAACCCAAGGCGGCTATTATGGCGGACCGCACCCACAAGGTGGTCTAGAGTATGGGCAGCCCCCTAATTATCAACAAACAGCTCCTCCTGCAAACCAGGGATATGGGCATGGATACGAAGACCAAAAGTATGGAAATCCACAGCCAGGAGGATATGGTGCGCAACCCCCAGTTAACTCTCAGGCGGGATATGGGCAACAACCATATAATCCTGGTAAGCCACCTGCATATGGAATGCCACCACAGGGGGGACCTGCTTCCCAAACATATGCTGGTCCTAGGACTGGTCAACCTGGAGAGATGCCACCATATCAAGGTACATATGGATCAAATATGCCAACTCAGCAGGGATACCCATATGCAGCAGCAACTGGTGGGCCTTCACAGCAAACATATCCTCCATTTGGTGCAGCACCAGCTGCTTCCAATGATGCGTACGTGCAGCAACCACCTCATGTTTACGCTCAGCAAGGCGCCCATTCTGGTTATAGTCAACCCGGTGCTCAGCCAGCACCTGGATATGCTCAAGGTGGCCCTGTCCCATATGTGACTACTCAAGCAGGTTATGGTGAGCAAGCAGTTCCCAATAGTGCGGGCTACGGGTATCCTGGGACTGCTGAAGCTGGATACAGCAACCCAGCAGCATCAGGTTATGGAGCAGCAGCAAGTGGTCAGGCAGGTTATGGACAACCAGCTCCAAGTCAAACAGGTTATGATCAGCCTATACCTCAATCAGCTGGTTATGGGAGTGCCCCTGGAGCAGCTGCAGCAGCTGCACCGGTTGGTGGTTATGCAAAGAATGTACCTCAACAGGTGTCCTTTGACTCTACACAACAGATGTATGGTGGCGGTCACCATTGA
- the LOC113283427 gene encoding far upstream element-binding protein 2-like isoform X1, with amino-acid sequence MAEEEIAVVAVETGNDVSSVPSDNKRKLEEFEPQENEEEEVSGKDQGDVSLDLNVNSDEVTDSGPDAKRPRLDDDSDAPAVENGHQGLESDSKLIKNEEQASEVDPQDDNAENSLAGNVDTENPEHSTLENLETGNAQQPSDDNKQTTDGQQPSGEDSEQQEQQSTTRKMEVPNNKVGVLIGKSGETIRLLQNNSGAKIQITRDAEADRYATTRPVELIGSLESINKAEKLIRDVIAEADAGGSPSLVARGFNTVQASGAADQIQIQVPNEKVGLIIGKGGETIKSLQTRSGAKIQVLIPQHLPDGDQSKERIVRVTGDKKHIEIAREMIKEVMNQLPVRGSPLSGGYNQRSRGGASGPHSWGGSRAPAAAHGSSYDYLQRGGMHSSHNPHYMPPPTYGGYPPQSGPRGGSFNGGWDHQRPSGPAQPHHSQGGSGYDYYGHGQGQGGGHAADAPTHAPISNAAAPVRGSGPSTQGGYYGGPHPQGGLEYGQPPNYQQTAPPANQGYGHGYEDQKYGNPQPGGYGAQPPVNSQAGYGQQPYNPGKPPAYGMPPQGGPASQTYAGPRTGQPGEMPPYQGTYGSNMPTQQGYPYAAATGGPSQQTYPPFGAAPAASNDAYVQQPPHVYAQQGAHSGYSQPGAQPAPGYAQGGPVPYVTTQAGYGEQAVPNSAGYGYPGTAEAGYSNPAASGYGAAASGQAGYGQPAPSQTGYDQPIPQSAGYGSAPGAAAAAAPVGGYAKNVPQQVSFDSTQQMYGGGHH; translated from the exons ATGGCTGAAGAAGAAATTGCAGTGGTCGCAGTTGAGACAGGGAACGATGTTAGTTCCGTTCCATCTGATAATAAGAGGAAGCTTGAAGAATTTGAGCCTCAAGAAAACGAGGAAGAAGAAGTTTCTGGAAAAGATCAGGGAGACGTCTCTTTGGATTTGAATGTGAACTCGGATGAGGTTACTGACTCCGGTCCTGATGCGAAACGACCTCGTCTTGACGATGATTCTGATGCTCCAG CTGTAGAGAATGGTCACCAAGGTTTAGAGTCGGATTCTAAACTAATAAAGAATGAGGAGCAGGCATCTGAGGTGGATCCTCAAGATGACAATGCTGAAAATTCATTGGCTGGGAATGTTGATACAGAGAATCCAGAGCATTCAACACTAGAGAATCTGGAGACAGGCAATGCTCAACAGCCATCCGATGATAATAAGCAGACAACAGATGGTCAGCAGCCTTCAGGAGAGGATTCTGAACAACAAGAACAACAGAGTACAACTCGCAAAATGGAGGTCCCTAATAATAAG GTTGGTGTTCTTATAGGCAAATCTGGGGAGACCATTCGGTTACTGCAGAATAATTCAGGAGCTAAAATTCAAATCACCAGAGATGCCGAAGCTGATAGATATGCAACAACCAGACCCGTTGAATTAATTGGAAGCCTTGAAAGTATAAATAAAGCTGAGAAATTGATAAGGGATGTTATTGCAGAG GCTGATGCAGGAGGTTCTCCTTCCCTTGTTGCCAGAGGTTTTAATACCGTGCAGGCTAGTGGAGCTGCTGATCAAATTCAGATACAAGTCCCAAATGAGAAG GTTGGTTTGATCATTGGCAAGGGAGGTGAAACGATTAAATCCTTACAGACAAGATCAGGAGCAAAAATCCAGGTA CTTATTCCACAACATCTTCCTGACGGTGACCAATCAAAGGAAAGAATTGTGCGAGTTACGGGTGATAAGAAACACATTGAGATTGCTAGGGAAATGATAAAGGAAGTTATGAATCAG TTGCCTGTGAGGGGGTCACCTCTCTCTGGTGGATATAATCAACGTTCTCGTGGGGGTGCCTCTGGTCCACATTCTTGGGGTGGTTCTCGTGCTCCCGCAGCTGCACATGGATCGAGCTATGATTATCTGCAAAGGGGAGGAATGCATTCATCTCACAATCCGCATTATATGCCACCTCCCACTTATGGTGGCTATCCTCCACAATCTGGTCCCAGAGGTGGTAGCTTTAATGGTGGTTGGGATCACCAAAGACCTTCGGGTCCTGCACAACCTCATCATTCTCAAGGTGGTAGCGGTTACGATTACTATGGCCATGGGCAAGGCCAAGGTGGTGGCCATGCAGCTGATGCTCCAACACATGCTCCCATCTCCAATGCAGCAGCCCCTGTTCGTGGCTCAGGCCCATCAACCCAAGGCGGCTATTATGGCGGACCGCACCCACAAGGTGGTCTAGAGTATGGGCAGCCCCCTAATTATCAACAAACAGCTCCTCCTGCAAACCAGGGATATGGGCATGGATACGAAGACCAAAAGTATGGAAATCCACAGCCAGGAGGATATGGTGCGCAACCCCCAGTTAACTCTCAGGCGGGATATGGGCAACAACCATATAATCCTGGTAAGCCACCTGCATATGGAATGCCACCACAGGGGGGACCTGCTTCCCAAACATATGCTGGTCCTAGGACTGGTCAACCTGGAGAGATGCCACCATATCAAGGTACATATGGATCAAATATGCCAACTCAGCAGGGATACCCATATGCAGCAGCAACTGGTGGGCCTTCACAGCAAACATATCCTCCATTTGGTGCAGCACCAGCTGCTTCCAATGATGCGTACGTGCAGCAACCACCTCATGTTTACGCTCAGCAAGGCGCCCATTCTGGTTATAGTCAACCCGGTGCTCAGCCAGCACCTGGATATGCTCAAGGTGGCCCTGTCCCATATGTGACTACTCAAGCAGGTTATGGTGAGCAAGCAGTTCCCAATAGTGCGGGCTACGGGTATCCTGGGACTGCTGAAGCTGGATACAGCAACCCAGCAGCATCAGGTTATGGAGCAGCAGCAAGTGGTCAGGCAGGTTATGGACAACCAGCTCCAAGTCAAACAGGTTATGATCAGCCTATACCTCAATCAGCTGGTTATGGGAGTGCCCCTGGAGCAGCTGCAGCAGCTGCACCGGTTGGTGGTTATGCAAAGAATGTACCTCAACAGGTGTCCTTTGACTCTACACAACAGATGTATGGTGGCGGTCACCATTGA
- the LOC113283427 gene encoding far upstream element-binding protein 2-like isoform X2 — MAEEEIAVVAVETGNDVSSVPSDNKRKLEEFEPQENEEEEVSGKDQGDVSLDLNVNSDEVTDSGPDAKRPRLDDDSDAPAVENGHQGLESDSKLIKNEEQASEVDPQDDNAENSLAGNVDTENPEHSTLENLETGNAQQPSDDNKQTTDGQQPSGEDSEQQEQQSTTRKMEVPNNKVGVLIGKSGETIRLLQNNSGAKIQITRDAEADRYATTRPVELIGSLESINKAEKLIRDVIAEADAGGSPSLVARGFNTVQASGAADQIQIQVPNEKVGLIIGKGGETIKSLQTRSGAKIQLIPQHLPDGDQSKERIVRVTGDKKHIEIAREMIKEVMNQLPVRGSPLSGGYNQRSRGGASGPHSWGGSRAPAAAHGSSYDYLQRGGMHSSHNPHYMPPPTYGGYPPQSGPRGGSFNGGWDHQRPSGPAQPHHSQGGSGYDYYGHGQGQGGGHAADAPTHAPISNAAAPVRGSGPSTQGGYYGGPHPQGGLEYGQPPNYQQTAPPANQGYGHGYEDQKYGNPQPGGYGAQPPVNSQAGYGQQPYNPGKPPAYGMPPQGGPASQTYAGPRTGQPGEMPPYQGTYGSNMPTQQGYPYAAATGGPSQQTYPPFGAAPAASNDAYVQQPPHVYAQQGAHSGYSQPGAQPAPGYAQGGPVPYVTTQAGYGEQAVPNSAGYGYPGTAEAGYSNPAASGYGAAASGQAGYGQPAPSQTGYDQPIPQSAGYGSAPGAAAAAAPVGGYAKNVPQQVSFDSTQQMYGGGHH, encoded by the exons ATGGCTGAAGAAGAAATTGCAGTGGTCGCAGTTGAGACAGGGAACGATGTTAGTTCCGTTCCATCTGATAATAAGAGGAAGCTTGAAGAATTTGAGCCTCAAGAAAACGAGGAAGAAGAAGTTTCTGGAAAAGATCAGGGAGACGTCTCTTTGGATTTGAATGTGAACTCGGATGAGGTTACTGACTCCGGTCCTGATGCGAAACGACCTCGTCTTGACGATGATTCTGATGCTCCAG CTGTAGAGAATGGTCACCAAGGTTTAGAGTCGGATTCTAAACTAATAAAGAATGAGGAGCAGGCATCTGAGGTGGATCCTCAAGATGACAATGCTGAAAATTCATTGGCTGGGAATGTTGATACAGAGAATCCAGAGCATTCAACACTAGAGAATCTGGAGACAGGCAATGCTCAACAGCCATCCGATGATAATAAGCAGACAACAGATGGTCAGCAGCCTTCAGGAGAGGATTCTGAACAACAAGAACAACAGAGTACAACTCGCAAAATGGAGGTCCCTAATAATAAG GTTGGTGTTCTTATAGGCAAATCTGGGGAGACCATTCGGTTACTGCAGAATAATTCAGGAGCTAAAATTCAAATCACCAGAGATGCCGAAGCTGATAGATATGCAACAACCAGACCCGTTGAATTAATTGGAAGCCTTGAAAGTATAAATAAAGCTGAGAAATTGATAAGGGATGTTATTGCAGAG GCTGATGCAGGAGGTTCTCCTTCCCTTGTTGCCAGAGGTTTTAATACCGTGCAGGCTAGTGGAGCTGCTGATCAAATTCAGATACAAGTCCCAAATGAGAAG GTTGGTTTGATCATTGGCAAGGGAGGTGAAACGATTAAATCCTTACAGACAAGATCAGGAGCAAAAATCCAG CTTATTCCACAACATCTTCCTGACGGTGACCAATCAAAGGAAAGAATTGTGCGAGTTACGGGTGATAAGAAACACATTGAGATTGCTAGGGAAATGATAAAGGAAGTTATGAATCAG TTGCCTGTGAGGGGGTCACCTCTCTCTGGTGGATATAATCAACGTTCTCGTGGGGGTGCCTCTGGTCCACATTCTTGGGGTGGTTCTCGTGCTCCCGCAGCTGCACATGGATCGAGCTATGATTATCTGCAAAGGGGAGGAATGCATTCATCTCACAATCCGCATTATATGCCACCTCCCACTTATGGTGGCTATCCTCCACAATCTGGTCCCAGAGGTGGTAGCTTTAATGGTGGTTGGGATCACCAAAGACCTTCGGGTCCTGCACAACCTCATCATTCTCAAGGTGGTAGCGGTTACGATTACTATGGCCATGGGCAAGGCCAAGGTGGTGGCCATGCAGCTGATGCTCCAACACATGCTCCCATCTCCAATGCAGCAGCCCCTGTTCGTGGCTCAGGCCCATCAACCCAAGGCGGCTATTATGGCGGACCGCACCCACAAGGTGGTCTAGAGTATGGGCAGCCCCCTAATTATCAACAAACAGCTCCTCCTGCAAACCAGGGATATGGGCATGGATACGAAGACCAAAAGTATGGAAATCCACAGCCAGGAGGATATGGTGCGCAACCCCCAGTTAACTCTCAGGCGGGATATGGGCAACAACCATATAATCCTGGTAAGCCACCTGCATATGGAATGCCACCACAGGGGGGACCTGCTTCCCAAACATATGCTGGTCCTAGGACTGGTCAACCTGGAGAGATGCCACCATATCAAGGTACATATGGATCAAATATGCCAACTCAGCAGGGATACCCATATGCAGCAGCAACTGGTGGGCCTTCACAGCAAACATATCCTCCATTTGGTGCAGCACCAGCTGCTTCCAATGATGCGTACGTGCAGCAACCACCTCATGTTTACGCTCAGCAAGGCGCCCATTCTGGTTATAGTCAACCCGGTGCTCAGCCAGCACCTGGATATGCTCAAGGTGGCCCTGTCCCATATGTGACTACTCAAGCAGGTTATGGTGAGCAAGCAGTTCCCAATAGTGCGGGCTACGGGTATCCTGGGACTGCTGAAGCTGGATACAGCAACCCAGCAGCATCAGGTTATGGAGCAGCAGCAAGTGGTCAGGCAGGTTATGGACAACCAGCTCCAAGTCAAACAGGTTATGATCAGCCTATACCTCAATCAGCTGGTTATGGGAGTGCCCCTGGAGCAGCTGCAGCAGCTGCACCGGTTGGTGGTTATGCAAAGAATGTACCTCAACAGGTGTCCTTTGACTCTACACAACAGATGTATGGTGGCGGTCACCATTGA